A single genomic interval of Malania oleifera isolate guangnan ecotype guangnan chromosome 13, ASM2987363v1, whole genome shotgun sequence harbors:
- the LOC131145492 gene encoding uncharacterized protein LOC131145492 — MATNSYVTKYMDINYHFVKDRVATKTLRVSFTSSQDQVADVLTKPLVADKFTRFKPEGRTRQWLADHYRVKNICKYDAPSTPWFGLSGGRLQLYIESHIDYPSLIPSTCKGG, encoded by the exons ATGGCTACAAACTCTTACGT GACAAAATATATGGATATTAACTACCATTTTGTCAAGGATAGAGTGGCTACCAAGACTTTGAGAGTTTCCTTTACAAGCTCCCAAGACCAAGTTGCTGATGTGCTTACAAAGCCTCTTGTAGCTGACAAATTCACTCGTTTCAAG cccgaaggcaggactcgacaatggctagctgaccactaccgagtcaaaaatatctgtaagtacgatgcgccctccacaccctggttcggactgtcaggtggacgtctacaactctatattgaaagccacatcgactatccatctctcattcCCTCTACTTGCaagggtggttag